From one Lolium rigidum isolate FL_2022 chromosome 4, APGP_CSIRO_Lrig_0.1, whole genome shotgun sequence genomic stretch:
- the LOC124705465 gene encoding uncharacterized protein LOC124705465 yields the protein MAGASATGARKGGIKAYRKLRGYDRLDAADAQRRPPLATAELGAGGTGAAAGATTTAASRRRGWRVRRRGLGRRILRALSPRRWLVRLRDAYVNAMLRLASSAAVGYGSAPYCVAGADPFARPRPPKEYEDKVLVEMYRSILARGGVIPISADTSLVIGAARPPAPAPAAAVA from the coding sequence ATGGCAGGCGCTTCGGCCACCGGCGCCCGCAAGGGCGGCATCAAGGCCTACCGGAAGCTCCGCGGCTACGAccgcctcgacgccgccgacGCGCAGCGCCGCCCGCCCCTCGCCACGGCCGAGCTCGGCGCTGGAGGCACCGGGGCTGCAGCGGGAGCGACGACGACCGCTGCGAGCCGGCGCCGCGGGtggcgcgtgcggcggcgcgggctcGGGCGGCGGATCCTGCGCGCGCTGTCGCCGCGGCGGTGGCTGGTGCGGCTCCGCGACGCGTACGTGAACGCCATGCTCCGGctggcctcctccgccgccgtcggctACGGCTCCGCGCCCTACTGCGTGGCCGGCGCCGACCCCTtcgcgcgcccgcgcccgcccaagGAGTacgaggacaaggtgctcgtcgagaTGTACCGCTCCATCCTCGCGCGCGGCGGGGTCATCCCCATCTCCGCCGACACCTCGCTCGTCATCGGCGCCGCACggccgccggctccggctccggcggccGCGGTGGCCTGA